One stretch of Streptomyces sp. NBC_01363 DNA includes these proteins:
- a CDS encoding iron ABC transporter permease: protein MAPKPRRSSSFALTAGLLAALLVCCLLSAGLGAYSIPLGDVLGSVQHRLGLGGAALDRVGESVLWNVRLPRVVLALLVGASLGCAGALMQGVFGNPLAEPGVIGISSGAAVGAVASIALGLNFFGNWTVTVCAFAAGLATVLLVYALSRSGGRTEVVTLILTGIAVNAFAGALIGLFIFFADNAQISQITFWQLGSLAQATWPKVLAVLPCAVLGLLVAPFHARKLDLLALGERPARHLGVDVERLRIVLVLVVALLTAAAVAVAGIISFVGLLVPHLLRMANGPGHRFLVPGSALGGALVLVVGDLAARTVADPAELPLGVLTALFGSPFFFWLLRRTRRKQGGWA from the coding sequence ATGGCACCGAAGCCCCGGCGCTCCTCGTCCTTCGCACTGACCGCCGGGCTGCTCGCCGCCCTCCTGGTGTGCTGTCTGCTCTCCGCCGGACTCGGCGCGTACAGCATCCCGCTCGGCGACGTCCTCGGCTCGGTCCAGCACCGGCTCGGCCTCGGCGGGGCCGCGCTGGACCGGGTCGGCGAGAGCGTGCTGTGGAACGTACGGCTGCCGAGGGTCGTGCTGGCCCTGCTGGTCGGGGCGTCGCTGGGCTGCGCAGGCGCCCTGATGCAAGGAGTGTTCGGCAATCCGCTCGCCGAGCCCGGGGTGATCGGGATCTCCTCCGGTGCGGCCGTCGGCGCGGTCGCCTCGATCGCGCTCGGGCTGAACTTCTTCGGCAACTGGACGGTCACCGTCTGCGCGTTCGCCGCCGGGCTCGCGACCGTGCTGCTGGTGTACGCGCTGTCGCGGTCGGGCGGACGGACCGAGGTGGTGACGCTGATCCTCACCGGGATCGCGGTGAACGCCTTCGCGGGCGCGCTGATCGGGCTGTTCATCTTCTTCGCCGACAACGCGCAGATCTCGCAGATCACCTTCTGGCAGCTGGGCTCGCTGGCCCAGGCGACCTGGCCCAAGGTGCTCGCGGTACTGCCGTGCGCGGTGCTAGGGCTGCTCGTCGCACCGTTCCACGCCCGGAAGCTGGACCTCCTCGCGCTCGGCGAGCGGCCGGCCCGGCATCTGGGGGTCGATGTCGAACGGCTCCGGATCGTGCTCGTGCTCGTCGTGGCGCTGCTGACCGCCGCCGCGGTGGCGGTCGCCGGGATCATCTCGTTCGTGGGGCTGCTGGTGCCGCATCTGCTGCGGATGGCGAACGGCCCCGGCCATCGCTTCCTCGTCCCCGGCAGTGCGCTCGGCGGCGCCCTGGTCCTGGTGGTGGGCGATCTCGCGGCCCGTACCGTCGCCGATCCCGCCGAGCTGCCGCTCGGTGTGCTGACCGCGCTCTTCGGCAGCCCGTTCTTCTTCTGGCTGCTGCGCAGGACCCGTCGCAAGCAAGGTGGTTGGGCATGA
- the ddaH gene encoding dimethylargininase yields the protein MGSRTDPCEVPRQATPAFREEPSLPREATPRRYLMCAPTHFRVTYSINPWMDPSKPVDLPLAQTQWEDLRDRYRALGHTVELIAPRPELPDMVFAANGATVIDGRVLGARFAYQERYEEAGAHREWFRANGFTEIHEPDHVNEGEGDFAVTASYVLAGRGFRSSPLSHGEAQEFFGRPVIGLDLVDPRYYHLDTALSVLDDAGDEIMYYPGAFSPGSRAVLARLFPGALIAEEADAAALGLNAVSDGRHVLLPQAATGLFDPLRARGFEPVPMDLGELLKGGGSVKCCTQELRG from the coding sequence ATGGGCTCACGCACAGACCCGTGCGAAGTCCCCCGGCAGGCAACCCCTGCCTTTCGTGAGGAGCCTTCGTTGCCTCGTGAAGCCACACCCCGCCGCTACCTGATGTGCGCGCCCACGCACTTCAGGGTGACGTACTCCATCAACCCCTGGATGGACCCCAGCAAGCCCGTGGACCTCCCCCTGGCCCAGACGCAGTGGGAGGACCTGCGCGACCGGTACCGCGCCCTGGGGCACACCGTGGAGCTGATCGCCCCCCGCCCGGAGCTGCCCGACATGGTGTTCGCCGCCAACGGCGCCACCGTCATCGACGGCCGGGTGCTGGGCGCCCGCTTCGCGTACCAGGAGCGGTACGAGGAGGCCGGGGCCCATCGTGAGTGGTTCCGGGCGAACGGCTTCACCGAGATCCATGAACCGGACCACGTCAACGAGGGCGAGGGCGACTTCGCGGTCACCGCGTCGTACGTCCTGGCCGGGCGGGGCTTCCGGTCCAGTCCGCTCTCGCACGGCGAGGCGCAGGAGTTCTTCGGGCGCCCGGTGATCGGGCTCGATCTGGTCGACCCGCGCTACTACCACCTGGACACGGCGCTGTCGGTGCTCGACGACGCGGGCGACGAGATCATGTACTACCCGGGCGCCTTCTCGCCGGGCAGCCGGGCGGTGCTGGCCCGGCTCTTCCCCGGTGCGCTGATCGCCGAGGAGGCGGACGCCGCGGCGCTCGGCCTGAACGCGGTGAGCGACGGACGCCATGTGCTGCTGCCGCAGGCCGCGACGGGGCTCTTCGATCCGCTGCGGGCGCGGGGCTTCGAACCGGTGCCGATGGACCTGGGCGAGCTGCTCAAGGGCGGCGGCAGCGTGAAGTGCTGCACGCAGGAGCTGCGGGGGTGA
- a CDS encoding bifunctional DNA primase/polymerase → MGADFGRYRGSESKFSQWLRRRPKPQQSEVDDTAREALLLAVAEAGMPIAPAAHPVGYRCSCERIGCPTPARHPISFAWQTQSTTDRAQIERWARSQQQANFITATGMIHDVLDVPLSAGSQALERLLAAGIDVGPVARSGDDRMLFFTATRGTPEDEDEWWPCELDCHPETMDEHPGLRWHCRGSYVLLPPARLPGELGVRWVRGPENPLPDPLTLLETLTDACAQYADEADQSDLDHDSVAWPLSR, encoded by the coding sequence ATGGGCGCCGATTTCGGCCGTTATCGCGGCTCAGAGAGCAAATTTTCCCAATGGCTTCGCCGCCGACCCAAACCGCAGCAGAGCGAGGTCGACGACACCGCCCGGGAGGCGCTGCTCCTGGCCGTCGCCGAGGCCGGAATGCCGATCGCGCCGGCCGCCCATCCGGTCGGATACCGATGTTCGTGCGAACGCATCGGCTGTCCCACCCCCGCCCGGCACCCGATCTCCTTCGCCTGGCAGACGCAGTCCACCACCGACCGGGCCCAGATCGAGCGCTGGGCCCGCAGCCAGCAGCAGGCCAACTTCATCACCGCGACCGGCATGATCCACGACGTTCTCGACGTGCCGCTGTCCGCGGGCAGCCAGGCGCTGGAACGGCTCCTCGCCGCGGGCATCGACGTCGGCCCCGTCGCCCGGTCCGGCGACGACCGGATGCTCTTCTTCACCGCCACCCGCGGTACGCCCGAGGACGAGGACGAATGGTGGCCGTGCGAGCTGGACTGCCACCCCGAGACCATGGACGAGCATCCGGGACTGCGGTGGCACTGCCGCGGCAGCTATGTGCTCCTGCCGCCGGCCCGGCTCCCCGGCGAACTGGGCGTGCGGTGGGTGCGCGGGCCGGAGAACCCGCTGCCCGATCCGCTGACCCTGCTGGAGACGCTCACCGACGCGTGCGCGCAGTACGCGGACGAGGCGGACCAGAGCGATCTCGACCATGACTCGGTGGCGTGGCCGCTGAGCCGTTAG
- the efeB gene encoding iron uptake transporter deferrochelatase/peroxidase subunit, with translation MSDQTQAGESPEKTSSPAPSRRALLGWGGAGLALGAVAAGGAVAAVRTENDAVPAADSGAAVPFHGAHQAGIATAVQDRLHFAAFDVTTKDRAELIALLKEWTRAAERMTAGHAVGDGAYGGLAEAPPDDTGEALGLKPSRLTLTIGFGPSLFAKGRFGLEDKRPEALVDLPKFPGDNLDAARSGGDLCVQACADDPQVAVHAIRNLARIGMGRTAIRWSQLGFGKTSSTTPDAQTPRNMMGFKDGTRNISGTDTAALDKHVWVGPKDDAGWMTGGSYLVARRIRMHIETWDRAPLQEQEDVFGRDKGEGAPVGKAKERDEPFLKAMLPTAHVRLAHPDSNGGATILRRGYSFTDGTDGLGRLDAGLFFLAYQRDVRKAFIPLQRRLAAHDALNEYIQHVGSAHFAVPPGVRDKGDWWGRALFS, from the coding sequence ATGTCCGACCAGACACAGGCCGGCGAAAGCCCGGAGAAGACCTCCTCTCCCGCCCCGTCCCGCCGGGCGCTGCTCGGCTGGGGCGGCGCGGGTCTCGCGCTGGGCGCCGTCGCGGCCGGCGGTGCGGTCGCCGCAGTACGCACGGAGAACGACGCGGTGCCGGCCGCGGACAGCGGTGCGGCCGTGCCGTTCCACGGTGCGCACCAGGCCGGTATCGCCACCGCCGTACAGGACAGGCTGCACTTCGCCGCGTTCGACGTGACGACGAAGGACCGCGCCGAGCTGATCGCGCTGCTCAAGGAGTGGACGCGGGCGGCGGAGCGGATGACGGCCGGTCACGCGGTCGGCGACGGGGCGTACGGCGGTCTCGCCGAGGCCCCGCCGGACGACACGGGCGAGGCGCTGGGGCTGAAGCCGTCCCGGCTGACGCTGACCATCGGCTTCGGCCCCTCGCTCTTCGCCAAGGGCCGGTTCGGCCTGGAGGACAAGCGGCCCGAGGCACTCGTCGATCTGCCGAAGTTCCCCGGCGACAACCTCGACGCGGCCCGCAGCGGCGGCGATCTCTGCGTCCAGGCGTGTGCGGACGACCCGCAGGTCGCGGTGCACGCCATCCGCAACCTCGCCAGGATCGGCATGGGCCGCACCGCGATCCGCTGGTCCCAGCTGGGCTTCGGCAAGACGTCCTCGACGACGCCGGACGCCCAGACCCCGCGCAACATGATGGGCTTCAAGGACGGCACCCGGAACATCTCCGGCACCGACACCGCCGCCCTGGACAAGCACGTGTGGGTCGGCCCGAAGGACGACGCGGGCTGGATGACCGGGGGTTCGTACCTGGTGGCCCGCCGCATCCGGATGCACATCGAGACCTGGGACCGCGCCCCGCTCCAGGAGCAGGAGGACGTCTTCGGCCGCGACAAGGGCGAGGGCGCCCCGGTCGGCAAGGCCAAGGAGCGCGACGAGCCGTTCCTGAAGGCGATGCTGCCGACCGCGCACGTGCGGCTCGCCCACCCGGACAGCAACGGCGGTGCGACGATCCTGCGCCGCGGCTACTCCTTCACCGACGGCACGGACGGCCTCGGCCGGCTCGACGCCGGGCTGTTCTTCCTCGCCTACCAGCGCGATGTCCGCAAGGCGTTCATTCCGCTCCAGCGGCGCCTGGCGGCGCACGACGCACTCAACGAGTACATCCAGCACGTGGGTTCGGCGCACTTCGCCGTCCCGCCGGGCGTCCGCGACAAGGGCGACTGGTGGGGCCGGGCGCTGTTCTCGTAA
- the efeU gene encoding iron uptake transporter permease EfeU, translated as MFSNFLIGLREGLEASLVVCILIAYLVKTGNKNKLLPIWTGVGIAIVVSLAFGAGLEFGSQEMTFKAQEALGGSLSIVSVGLVTWMVFWMRRTARHLKTELHGKLDEALAMGTGALVATALLAVGREGLETSLFVWRAVHAADDGWHPMIGALLGIAAAVVLGWLFYRGALRINLSKFFTWTGGMLVIVAAGVLAYGVHDLQEAEFIGGLHNQAFDISATIPPDSWYGTLLKGTFNFQPDPTVLQITVWALYLIPTLALFLAPVGFGRSERATDQKVRKATDEKPEADSAGDGARDGDGAVHDGERLRDGARRAGSGAGGNQV; from the coding sequence GTGTTCAGCAACTTCCTGATCGGCCTGCGCGAAGGCCTTGAGGCCAGCCTGGTCGTCTGCATCCTCATCGCCTATCTGGTGAAGACCGGCAACAAGAACAAGCTGTTGCCGATCTGGACCGGGGTAGGGATCGCGATCGTCGTCAGCCTGGCGTTCGGCGCCGGGCTCGAATTCGGTTCGCAGGAGATGACGTTCAAGGCCCAGGAGGCGCTCGGCGGTTCGCTGTCGATCGTCTCCGTCGGCCTGGTCACCTGGATGGTCTTCTGGATGCGGCGCACCGCGCGGCACCTGAAGACGGAGCTGCACGGCAAGCTCGACGAGGCGCTCGCGATGGGTACCGGCGCGCTGGTCGCCACGGCGCTCCTCGCGGTGGGCCGGGAGGGCCTGGAGACCTCGCTGTTCGTGTGGCGTGCGGTGCACGCGGCGGACGACGGCTGGCACCCGATGATCGGAGCACTCCTCGGCATCGCGGCCGCCGTCGTGCTGGGCTGGCTGTTCTACCGGGGTGCCCTGAGGATCAACCTCTCGAAGTTCTTCACCTGGACCGGCGGCATGCTGGTGATCGTCGCCGCGGGCGTGCTCGCGTACGGCGTCCACGACCTCCAGGAAGCCGAGTTCATCGGCGGTCTCCACAACCAGGCGTTCGACATCAGCGCCACGATTCCGCCGGACAGCTGGTACGGCACGCTGCTGAAGGGCACGTTCAACTTCCAGCCCGACCCGACCGTTCTCCAGATCACGGTGTGGGCGCTGTATCTGATCCCCACCCTCGCGCTGTTCCTCGCCCCGGTAGGGTTCGGACGGTCAGAAAGGGCGACGGATCAGAAGGTGCGGAAAGCAACGGATGAGAAGCCTGAGGCCGATTCGGCTGGCGACGGGGCTCGCGACGGCGACGGTGCTGTCCATGACGGCGAGCGGTTGCGTGACGGTGCACGGCGAGCTGGAAGTGGTGCCGGGGGCAACCAGGTCTGA
- the efeO gene encoding iron uptake system protein EfeO codes for MRAVRFSVVTAAATVAALTAVTGCAQKSDGKGDGALQVVAKDDSCEVSKKKLPAGHIELAVQNKGSKVTEVYVLFPDDRIVAERENIGPGTKATITAEIKAGSYEVACKPGMKGHGIRQKLEVTGGNAAKRSPEMDKAVADYRTYVQAQADETLPKAKKFTDAVAAGDIEAAKKIYADSRLGWERTEPVAESFGDIDPKVDIREDGLEDGQKWTGWHRLEKALWQDKKLGAEEKALAPVLYKDLLDWQKRVGTADITPTSMANGAKELLDEVATGKVTGEEERYSHTDLIDFKGNVEGAEKSYELLKPIASKNDAALTATLDKRFAELNTLLDKYRKDKSSYEFTSYEKVGKADRKELSDAVNALAEPLSRLAAAVTK; via the coding sequence ATGCGAGCCGTTCGTTTCTCCGTCGTCACCGCTGCCGCCACGGTGGCCGCTCTGACCGCCGTCACGGGCTGCGCACAGAAGAGCGACGGCAAGGGCGACGGCGCCCTGCAGGTCGTCGCGAAGGACGACTCCTGCGAGGTGTCGAAGAAGAAGCTTCCGGCCGGTCACATCGAACTGGCCGTGCAGAACAAGGGATCCAAGGTCACCGAGGTCTACGTCCTCTTCCCGGACGACCGCATCGTCGCCGAGCGCGAGAACATCGGCCCCGGCACCAAGGCCACCATCACGGCCGAGATCAAGGCCGGTTCGTACGAGGTCGCCTGCAAGCCCGGCATGAAGGGCCACGGCATCCGGCAGAAGCTGGAAGTCACCGGCGGCAACGCGGCCAAGCGCAGCCCCGAGATGGACAAGGCCGTCGCGGATTACCGCACCTACGTCCAGGCCCAGGCCGACGAGACGCTGCCGAAGGCCAAGAAGTTCACGGACGCCGTCGCCGCCGGTGACATCGAGGCCGCCAAGAAGATCTACGCCGACTCCCGGCTCGGCTGGGAGCGCACCGAGCCGGTCGCCGAGTCCTTCGGTGACATCGACCCGAAGGTCGACATCCGCGAGGACGGCCTGGAGGACGGCCAGAAGTGGACCGGCTGGCACCGCCTGGAGAAGGCGCTGTGGCAGGACAAGAAGCTGGGCGCCGAGGAGAAGGCCCTCGCCCCGGTCCTCTACAAGGACCTGCTCGACTGGCAGAAGCGGGTCGGCACGGCCGACATCACCCCGACCTCGATGGCCAATGGCGCCAAGGAACTCCTCGACGAGGTCGCCACCGGCAAGGTCACCGGTGAGGAGGAGCGCTACAGCCACACCGACCTGATCGACTTCAAGGGCAACGTCGAGGGCGCCGAGAAGTCCTACGAGCTGCTGAAGCCGATCGCCTCGAAGAACGACGCGGCGCTGACCGCCACCCTGGACAAGCGGTTCGCGGAGCTGAACACGCTGCTGGACAAGTACCGCAAGGACAAGAGCTCCTACGAGTTCACCTCGTACGAGAAGGTCGGCAAGGCGGACCGCAAGGAGCTCTCGGACGCGGTCAACGCGCTGGCCGAGCCGCTCTCCCGGCTCGCCGCCGCGGTGACGAAGTAA
- a CDS encoding multidrug effflux MFS transporter translates to MPESGASRAQQERTHIPTAGTGASEPGATGALPGKPAAAEAARRTGLLVTLVLGGLTAVPPLSMDMYLPALPAVTESLHAPAATVQLTLTACLTGLALGQVVVGPLSDRWGRRRPLLLGMVIYVVATAMCVFAPTTGLLIGFRLLQGLAGAAGIVIARAVVRDMYDGVEMARFFSTLMLISGVAPIVAPLIGGQVLRFTDWRGIFAVLTVVGLALTLVVWKWLGETLPPQDRHTGGLGDALRTMRGLLADRVFTGYMIAGSLAFATLFSYVSASPFVMQEIYGASPQTFSLLFGINSVGMIIVGQINGKLLVGRVSLDKALTFGLCVITLAALALLLMTTGVFGEVGLAPVAAGLFVLMSAMGMAMPNTNAQALMRTKHAAGSASALLGTSSFLIGAVASPLVGIAGEDTAVPMAVVQVVCAVGAVVCFLGLCRPWQRTS, encoded by the coding sequence ATGCCGGAGAGCGGCGCAAGCCGGGCCCAGCAGGAACGCACACACATACCGACCGCCGGGACCGGAGCCTCGGAGCCCGGAGCCACCGGCGCACTTCCCGGAAAACCGGCCGCTGCCGAAGCGGCCAGGCGCACCGGACTTCTCGTCACCCTCGTCCTCGGCGGCCTCACCGCGGTACCGCCGCTCTCCATGGACATGTACCTCCCCGCCCTGCCCGCGGTCACCGAGTCCCTGCACGCTCCTGCCGCCACCGTCCAGCTCACCCTCACCGCCTGCCTGACCGGCCTGGCGCTCGGACAGGTCGTCGTCGGACCGCTGAGCGACCGGTGGGGCAGGCGCAGGCCGCTGCTCCTCGGCATGGTCATCTACGTCGTCGCCACCGCGATGTGCGTCTTCGCGCCCACCACCGGGCTTCTCATCGGCTTCCGCCTTCTCCAGGGCCTGGCCGGTGCGGCGGGCATCGTCATCGCCCGTGCCGTGGTGCGCGACATGTACGACGGCGTGGAGATGGCCAGGTTCTTCTCCACCCTGATGCTCATCTCCGGCGTCGCGCCGATCGTCGCCCCGCTGATCGGCGGACAGGTGCTGCGGTTCACCGACTGGCGCGGAATCTTCGCCGTCCTCACCGTCGTCGGCCTGGCGCTCACCCTCGTCGTCTGGAAGTGGCTGGGCGAGACCCTGCCGCCGCAGGACCGGCACACCGGTGGCCTCGGCGACGCGCTGCGCACCATGCGGGGACTGCTCGCCGACCGGGTCTTCACCGGCTACATGATCGCGGGCAGCCTCGCCTTCGCCACCCTCTTCTCGTACGTGAGCGCGTCGCCGTTCGTCATGCAGGAGATCTACGGGGCGTCGCCGCAGACGTTCAGCCTGCTCTTCGGCATCAACTCGGTCGGCATGATCATCGTCGGCCAGATCAACGGCAAGCTGCTGGTCGGCCGGGTCAGCCTGGACAAGGCGCTCACCTTCGGGCTCTGCGTCATCACGCTCGCCGCGCTCGCGCTGCTGCTGATGACGACCGGGGTCTTCGGGGAGGTGGGCCTGGCCCCGGTCGCCGCCGGGCTGTTCGTGCTGATGTCGGCGATGGGGATGGCGATGCCGAACACGAACGCGCAGGCGCTGATGCGTACGAAGCACGCCGCGGGGTCCGCCTCCGCGCTGCTCGGCACCTCGTCGTTCCTGATCGGTGCCGTCGCCTCGCCGCTCGTCGGGATCGCGGGCGAGGACACGGCCGTTCCGATGGCTGTCGTCCAGGTGGTGTGCGCGGTGGGCGCGGTGGTCTGCTTCCTCGGGCTGTGCCGGCCCTGGCAGCGGACGTCGTGA
- a CDS encoding small ribosomal subunit Rsm22 family protein, protein MNATLPTAEVLRAALAGLLDGLPPKQAAQAVERLIANYRGTTPTDAPVLRDRSDVAAYAAYRMPATFEAVRSALAALQEAAPDWTPATHTDVGGGTGAASWAVAGAWEGPRTTVLDWAEPALALGRELAGLSGIPALRAAEWRRARIGAGLELAPTDLITVSYVLKELTADVRAALVDTAATAAQAVVVVEPGTPDGYARIIEARDRLIAAGLSVAAPCPHSEACPIEPGTDWCHFSARVSRSSLHRQVKGGSLPYEDEKFSYVVATRFGTEPVRARVTRKPQIRKGQVLLDLCTRDEALRRATVTKRHGELYRAARDVAWGDEWPPGENA, encoded by the coding sequence GTGAACGCCACCCTCCCCACCGCGGAAGTCCTGCGCGCGGCGCTGGCCGGACTGCTCGACGGGCTGCCGCCCAAGCAGGCCGCCCAGGCCGTCGAACGGCTCATCGCCAACTACCGCGGGACCACCCCGACCGACGCGCCGGTGCTCCGCGACCGTTCCGACGTCGCCGCGTACGCCGCGTACCGGATGCCCGCCACCTTCGAAGCCGTACGGTCCGCCCTCGCCGCGCTCCAGGAGGCCGCGCCGGACTGGACGCCCGCCACGCACACCGACGTCGGCGGCGGCACCGGAGCGGCGAGCTGGGCCGTGGCGGGGGCCTGGGAGGGGCCGCGGACGACCGTGCTGGACTGGGCCGAGCCCGCGCTCGCCCTCGGCCGCGAGCTGGCCGGTCTCTCCGGCATCCCCGCCCTGCGCGCCGCCGAGTGGCGCCGGGCCCGGATCGGCGCGGGCCTCGAACTCGCCCCCACGGACCTGATCACCGTCTCCTACGTACTCAAGGAGCTGACGGCGGACGTCCGCGCCGCCCTCGTCGACACCGCCGCCACGGCGGCGCAGGCGGTCGTGGTCGTCGAACCGGGCACCCCCGACGGCTACGCCCGGATCATCGAGGCCCGCGACCGGCTGATCGCCGCCGGACTGAGCGTCGCCGCGCCCTGCCCGCACAGCGAGGCCTGCCCGATCGAGCCGGGCACGGACTGGTGCCACTTCTCGGCCCGGGTCAGCCGCTCCTCGCTGCACCGGCAGGTCAAGGGCGGCTCGCTGCCGTACGAGGACGAGAAGTTCAGCTATGTGGTGGCGACCCGCTTCGGGACGGAGCCCGTCCGCGCGCGGGTCACCCGCAAGCCGCAGATCCGCAAGGGGCAGGTGCTGCTGGACCTGTGCACCCGCGACGAGGCCCTGCGGCGTGCCACGGTCACCAAGCGGCACGGCGAGCTGTACCGGGCCGCCCGGGACGTCGCGTGGGGCGACGAGTGGCCGCCCGGCGAGAACGCCTGA
- a CDS encoding TetR/AcrR family transcriptional regulator, producing MVETRQPDSSRRSERSRRAIHDAALGLVAEVGYPRTTIEAIAARAGVGKQTIYRWWPSKAAVLLEAFLALGERAAGPSGAGEAQGIPDTGDLAADLRAVLRATVDELNDPAFEAPTRALAAAGIVDPQLGAEFVQKLLDPGLQLYVARLRAAQEAGRVRADIDPRVALELLVGPLTHRWLLRTLPLTHEYADAIVDHALRGLAP from the coding sequence ATGGTAGAGACCCGGCAGCCCGACTCCAGCCGCCGCAGCGAGCGCTCGCGCCGCGCGATCCATGACGCGGCGCTCGGCCTGGTCGCGGAGGTGGGCTACCCGAGGACCACCATCGAGGCCATCGCCGCGCGGGCCGGTGTCGGGAAGCAGACGATCTACCGCTGGTGGCCGTCCAAGGCGGCCGTCCTTCTGGAGGCCTTCCTGGCCCTCGGCGAGCGGGCCGCCGGGCCGAGCGGCGCGGGCGAGGCACAGGGGATCCCGGACACCGGCGATCTCGCGGCCGACCTCAGGGCCGTCCTGCGGGCCACCGTCGACGAGCTGAACGATCCCGCCTTCGAGGCGCCGACCAGGGCGCTCGCGGCCGCGGGGATCGTCGACCCGCAGCTCGGCGCCGAATTCGTCCAGAAGCTGCTCGACCCCGGGCTCCAGCTGTACGTCGCCCGGCTGCGCGCCGCCCAGGAGGCGGGCCGGGTGCGCGCCGACATCGACCCGCGAGTCGCCCTGGAGCTCCTCGTCGGCCCGCTCACCCACCGTTGGCTGCTGCGTACCCTCCCGCTCACCCATGAGTACGCGGATGCGATCGTCGACCACGCCCTGCGCGGGCTGGCGCCCTGA
- a CDS encoding heme ABC transporter ATP-binding protein, producing MKALKNPFRVRGRRLPAPVSPGSPVAEARGLRVLLGQRTVLDSIDLTAHAGEVLALVGPNGAGKSTLLAALSADLPAAGGEIRIDGRPVGDWSAAELALRRAVLPQSAALSFPFPVEDVVRMGRAPWAGTERADEDDPAVAASMAATEVTAFAARPFSALSGGERARVALARVLAQRAPLLLLDEPTAALDLRHQELVLRICRERAAAGDAVVVVLHDLGLAAAYADRAAVLHDGRIAVAGPPAGVFTGELLGEVYRQPVEVFPHPRTGAPLVVPTRET from the coding sequence ATGAAGGCCCTGAAGAATCCGTTCCGGGTACGGGGACGGCGACTGCCCGCTCCCGTCTCCCCCGGCTCCCCCGTCGCCGAGGCACGCGGACTGCGGGTGCTGCTGGGGCAGCGGACGGTGCTCGACTCCATCGATCTGACCGCGCACGCGGGCGAGGTACTGGCGCTGGTGGGGCCCAACGGGGCGGGCAAGTCGACCCTGTTGGCGGCACTGTCCGCCGATCTGCCCGCGGCCGGCGGTGAGATCCGGATCGACGGGCGCCCGGTCGGCGACTGGTCGGCCGCCGAACTGGCGCTGCGCCGGGCCGTGCTGCCGCAGTCCGCCGCGCTGTCGTTCCCGTTCCCGGTGGAGGACGTCGTACGGATGGGGCGGGCGCCGTGGGCCGGAACGGAGCGGGCGGACGAGGACGATCCCGCCGTCGCCGCGTCGATGGCGGCGACCGAGGTCACCGCGTTCGCCGCGCGGCCCTTCTCCGCCCTGTCCGGCGGCGAACGGGCCCGGGTCGCACTGGCCAGGGTGCTGGCGCAGCGCGCCCCGCTGCTGCTGCTCGACGAGCCCACGGCCGCGCTCGATCTGCGCCACCAGGAACTGGTGCTGCGCATCTGCCGGGAGCGGGCCGCCGCCGGGGACGCGGTCGTCGTGGTGCTGCACGATCTGGGTCTCGCCGCGGCGTACGCGGACCGGGCCGCCGTGCTGCACGACGGGCGGATCGCGGTGGCGGGACCGCCCGCCGGGGTGTTCACGGGCGAGCTGCTCGGCGAGGTCTACCGGCAGCCGGTCGAGGTGTTCCCGCACCCGCGGACCGGGGCGCCTCTCGTCGTACCGACGAGAGAGACTTGA